GTCCGATTCGGTGGTGAATAAATCATCGAGGCGTGAGGCGAAAATAGATGCGCCACCCATGGTATTAATCATACCATTAATATCCTGAGGGACAAAAAATGAATATTGCCAACTGTTGGCTTCTGTATAATTTGCCGTAACCTCTTTGGGATCAAAAGGGGTAAGCCATTGACTGAATTTCCTACCTCGCATAAAACCTGTGTCCTGATTGAACAGGTTCAGATAATTTTTACTGCGGCGGTAAAATTGATCGGCAATTTCTTTTTGGTTCAAGGAATCGGCAAGGACAGCAATGCACCAGTCATCATATGCGTATTCAAGGGTAATTGACACCGATTCATTTTCTTTTTCGATGGGGATATATCCTTTTTCTTTATAACTATCCAATCCCTCGTGGTTACCCATGGCACTTTCCACCATAGCCTTGAGGGCATAATCCACATCAAAATCCCGTAATCCTTTTACATATGCATCGGTAATAACAGGAATGGAATGGTAGCCGATCATTGTACCCGTTTCATTACCGGCCAATTCCCAAACGGGCAGGAGGTCACCTTCTTTTTCTTTGGAAATCAATGTTCGTATAAGATCCTGGGCCAAAGTTGGTTTTAACAGAGTAAACAGGGGATGGGCGGCGCGAAATGTATCCCAGAGGGAAAAGACTGTGTACATATTTGAACCGGATTCTGTTGTGTGAATATTTAGATCTGCGCCGCGGTAGCGGCCGTCCACATCAGAAAAAATATTAGGTGCTATGAAGGCATGGTAAATGGCTGTATAAAAATTGGTTTTCTCAGCTTCAGTACCGCCTTTTACTGTAACGAGAGAGAGTTCTTTTTCCCAAGCATCTGAAGCTTTTTGGCGGATGGCATCAAAATTCCAACTTGTTGATTCAGATTCAAGGTTCTGACGGGCCCCATTTTCATCCACTGCTGAAATTCCTACTTTTACAAGGATAGTTTCGTCCGTTGCTGTCCCAAAAGTAAATACTCCTTTTACATTTTTACCATTAATCATTTTCTTATCGATGAAGCTATCATTTAATGCCAATTGACTGCTTTGAAATGGTTTTGAAAATTGTGCTACAAAATATAAATGTTGATCCCTAGCCCAGCCATTGGATCTGCGGTAGCCGGTAATCTCATTATCCCCTATTATCTTAAGATATGAATCGGTGACGCGGTCTCCCAAGCCATGTTTCAAATCGAAAATAATATGGGATGCGTTGGATTTAGGAAAGGTATAACGATGGAATCCTGTGCGAGTGGTAGCTGTTAATTCAGCGCGAATTTTATAGTCATCCAATGTTACGGCGTAATATCCCGGTTCAGCTTCTTCAGTCTCATGGCGAAATGCTGACCGGTATCCCGTGGTGGAATTTGCCTCATCACCAGGATTAATCTGGATATCACCTATTGTAGGCATGACAAGGATATCTCCATAATCAATGGCGCCGGTTCCGCTCAAATGGGTATGGCTGAAGCCAAGAATGGTTGGGTTATCCGTATGGTAACCGGAGCAGTTGGCCCAGCCTCTATCTCGAGTGTCAGGACTAAGTTGAACCATTCCAAAAGGTAGCGTTGCCCCGGGAAAGGTGTGTCCTGTTCCCGCCGTCCCAATAAAGGGATCTACAAATTTTGTGAGATTTTCAGACGAATTTTGACAGGAAATAAAAAACAAAAGTGATAAAGAAACGAGTATGTTTTTTAACCATTTATGGCAGAGAATTGATTTCATTTTTAAATACTTTAATGGAAGGTTAATGAGGCGCATGAGTTTACTAAATAATACACGTGTACATCCTCGAGAAAAATGCTTCATAACTTATGAAAAATGTGGGAATTATCCCACGATTTAGTGTTTAAAATTTCCCATGGTTTGTGTGCCAATTCACCTCAATAAACAAATTTGAATAATTATTATGGTTAATGGTAAACTCTAGGCGTCTTTTCTGACTAATATTTCGGAGTAACTATTGAAAAAATTTGATTTTAGTGGGATTGTTTTTCTTACACTATTCGCGTGTGCATTTTTGTTGGGAGATATATTCCAAACACCTCAAAATGTGGGGCGTCCTCTCAATCAACCGATGGAAGAAGGTGGCGAAGGTGGCCCCAATGCTCGTCTACAATTTGAATGGTTGAGACTTAAAAGTCCAATTACCAATGAAATCCCAGATGGAATCGAGCAGCGAGCTCTAACATTTGCAAAATCTTTACCGAAAGGTAATAGTTTACCCGGACGCCTTATGCGATCCTCGGCTGGACAAGCCGATCTCGAGTGGATTTTACGTGGTC
The nucleotide sequence above comes from Candidatus Neomarinimicrobiota bacterium. Encoded proteins:
- a CDS encoding glycoside hydrolase family 92 protein, with product MKSILCHKWLKNILVSLSLLFFISCQNSSENLTKFVDPFIGTAGTGHTFPGATLPFGMVQLSPDTRDRGWANCSGYHTDNPTILGFSHTHLSGTGAIDYGDILVMPTIGDIQINPGDEANSTTGYRSAFRHETEEAEPGYYAVTLDDYKIRAELTATTRTGFHRYTFPKSNASHIIFDLKHGLGDRVTDSYLKIIGDNEITGYRRSNGWARDQHLYFVAQFSKPFQSSQLALNDSFIDKKMINGKNVKGVFTFGTATDETILVKVGISAVDENGARQNLESESTSWNFDAIRQKASDAWEKELSLVTVKGGTEAEKTNFYTAIYHAFIAPNIFSDVDGRYRGADLNIHTTESGSNMYTVFSLWDTFRAAHPLFTLLKPTLAQDLIRTLISKEKEGDLLPVWELAGNETGTMIGYHSIPVITDAYVKGLRDFDVDYALKAMVESAMGNHEGLDSYKEKGYIPIEKENESVSITLEYAYDDWCIAVLADSLNQKEIADQFYRRSKNYLNLFNQDTGFMRGRKFSQWLTPFDPKEVTANYTEANSWQYSFFVPQDINGMINTMGGASIFASRLDDLFTTESDLTGRDIPDITGLIGQYAHGNEPSHNFAYLYNYVGQPWKTQNRTRQIMDEMYLPNRVGLCGNEDCGQMSAWYVFSAMGFYPVTPGQDIYALGTPIFDEISIYQENGKTFTIKAPNTSSDNRYVQSAAINGKAFSKSYITHGQITSGDELKFIMGNEPNKEWASNISDRPSSSVKKELPQNPVIVAAARAFIDSLTVTLSTINNNQIHFTLDGINPTENSQLYISPIKLINSTVIKTVAVNSNGINSNVEAVSFRKIPYKPSIKYKIPYNKQYTAGGHTGLFDTIRGQKHSWGAWQGWEKDNFEAVIDLGQVRPINSISTSFLQNVGSWIWLPNHVTFAVSNDGDTYEDLGNVSHEIPLRTDDPVIHEFRQTVDKNIRYIKIKAINIETCPDWHHGAGGPAWIFIDEIIID